From a region of the Triticum aestivum cultivar Chinese Spring chromosome 7D, IWGSC CS RefSeq v2.1, whole genome shotgun sequence genome:
- the LOC123164237 gene encoding glutamate receptor 3.5 isoform X2, whose protein sequence is MGAGRLLVLCLALCAAAAAAQRGIRRPRTVSVGALFTYESTIGRAARLAIELAVDDVNADRTVLAGTTLNLISQDTNCSGFLGTIEALQLMEKNVVAVIGPQSSGIGHVISHVVNELHVPLLSFAATDPTLSASEYPYFLRSTISDYFQMHAVASIIDYFQWKEVTAIFVDDDYGRGGVSVLGDALGAKRARISHKAAIPPNSDTDLINDVLFRANMMESRVFVVHVNPDAGMRIFAIANKLQMMGTGYVWIVTDWLAAVLDSSGPGDPKAMSYIQGLIVLRQHTPDSDAKRKFVAKWNNAANNRSIASGMNSYGFYAYDSVWVVARAINEYLNSGQQITFSADPRLHNSNGSSLRLSKLKIFDGGDQLLQQLLLTNMTGLTGLVQFNADRNLVRPAYDILNVGGTGSRLIGYWSNYSGLSVSSPEILYRKPPNTSTSAQQLHSVVWPGDTTTKPRGWVFPNNGQPLRVGVPNKPSFRELVSVGKGPDNVTGYSVDIFNAAIKLLPYPVPCQFITIGDGSKNPNYDDIISRIATNALDAAVGDFAIVRNRTKIAEFTQPYIEAGLVIVAPVRKANSNAWAFFKPFTLEMWCVTGTLFIFVGVVVWILEHRSNEEFRGSPRRQILTIFWFSFSTMFFAHKHRKCSWAFRADNMVVCRADHQFKLHC, encoded by the exons ATGGGCGCTGGCAGGCTGCTGGTCCTGTGCCTGGCGctttgcgcggcggcggcggcggcgcagcggggGATTCGGCGGCCGAGGACGGTGTCCGTCGGCGCGCTCTTCACGTACGAATCCACCATTGGCCGCGCGGCGCGGCTCGCCatcgagctcgccgtcgacgacgTCAACGCGGACCGCACCGTGCTCGCCGGAACCACCCTGAATTTGATCAGCCAGGACACCAACTGCAGCGGGTTTCTTGGAACTATCGAAG CACTGCAGCTAATGGAGAAAAACGTGGTTGCTGTCATTGGCCCTCAATCTTCTGGAATAGGCCATGTCATCTCACATGTTGTTAATGAGCTACATGTTCCACTTCTATCATTTGCAGCAACTGATCCAACCCTATCTGCATCGGAGTATCCTTACTTTTTAAGGAGCACCATAAGTGACTACTTCCAAATGCATGCTGTTGCTAGCATTATTGATTACTTTCAATGGAAAGAGGTGACTGCTATATTTGTGGATGATGATTATGGCCGAGGCGGGGTGTCAGTCCTCGGTGATGCACTTGGAGCAAAGCGGGCAAGAATTTCACATAAAGCAGCCATTCCTCCAAACTCGGACACAGATTTGATCAATGATGTACTGTTTAGAGCAAACATGATGGAATCAAGGGTGTTTGTTGTGCATGTCAATCCTGATGCAGGGATGAGAATATTTGCTATAGCGAACAAACTCCAGATGATGGGCACTGGCTATGTCTGGATAGTAACAGATTGGTTAGCTGCTGTCCTGGACTCCTCAGGGCCTGGAGATCCTAAAGCCATGAGTTATATACAAGGATTAATTGTTCTTCGCCAGCACACTCCTGATTCTGATGCCAAGAGGAAGTTCGTAGCTAAATGGAATAATGCAGCTAATAATAGGAGCATTGCTTCTGGCATGAATTCGTACGGTTTTTATGCTTATGACTCAGTTTGGGTTGTTGCCCGTGCTATCAATGAATATCTCAATAGTGGGCAGCAAATTACTTTCTCTGCAGATCCAAGGTTGCACAATTCAAATGGAAGCAGTTTGCGTCTATCAAAACTTAAGATATTTGATGGTGGTGATCAGTTGCTACAGCAACTTTTGCTCACAAACATGACAGGGCTAACAGGTCTGGTTCAGTTTAATGCAGACCGCAATTTGGTGCGCCCAGCTTATGATATCCTTAACGTTGGTGGTACTGGGTCCCGTTTGATTGGCTATTGGAGTAATTACTCTGGTCTTTCTGTTTCTTCTCCCGAAATTTTGTATCGGAAGCCACCGAATACGTCCACAAGTGCCCAACAGTTGCATAGTGTGGTGTGGCCAGGCGACACAACTACTAAGCCGAGAGGGTGGGTTTTCCCTAACAATGGCCAGCCTCTGAGAGTTGGTGTTCCAAATAAACCAAGTTTTAGGGAGTTGGTTTCAGTTGGCAAGGGCCCTGATAATGTGACGGGTTACAGTGTTGATATATTCAACGCAGCAATTAAACTTCTTCCGTACCCAGTTCCTTGCCAGTTCATAACAATTGGGGATGGTTCAAAGAATCCTAACTATGACGACATTATTAGTAGGATTGCCACCAAT GCCCTTGATGCAGCTGTAGGTGACTTTGCTATTGTGAGAAATAGAACGAAGATTGCAGAATTCACACAGCCTTATATCGAAGCAGGGCTTGTGATTGTAGCGCCAGTGAGAAAAGCAAATTCAAATGCCTGGGCTTTCTTTAAACCTTTCACACTAGAGATGTGGTGTGTAACAGGCACTCTTTTCATTTTTGTGGGAGTGGTTGTTTGGATTCTTGAACATCGTTCTAATGAGGAGTTTCGAGGCTCTCCACGACGACAAATCCTGACAATATTTTG GTTTAGTTTCTCAACGATGTTCTTTGCACACA AACACCGTAAGTGCTCTTGGGCGTTTCGTGCTGATAATATGGTTGTTTGTCGTGCTGATCATCAATTCAAGTTACACTGCTAG
- the LOC123164237 gene encoding glutamate receptor 3.5 isoform X1 — MGAGRLLVLCLALCAAAAAAQRGIRRPRTVSVGALFTYESTIGRAARLAIELAVDDVNADRTVLAGTTLNLISQDTNCSGFLGTIEALQLMEKNVVAVIGPQSSGIGHVISHVVNELHVPLLSFAATDPTLSASEYPYFLRSTISDYFQMHAVASIIDYFQWKEVTAIFVDDDYGRGGVSVLGDALGAKRARISHKAAIPPNSDTDLINDVLFRANMMESRVFVVHVNPDAGMRIFAIANKLQMMGTGYVWIVTDWLAAVLDSSGPGDPKAMSYIQGLIVLRQHTPDSDAKRKFVAKWNNAANNRSIASGMNSYGFYAYDSVWVVARAINEYLNSGQQITFSADPRLHNSNGSSLRLSKLKIFDGGDQLLQQLLLTNMTGLTGLVQFNADRNLVRPAYDILNVGGTGSRLIGYWSNYSGLSVSSPEILYRKPPNTSTSAQQLHSVVWPGDTTTKPRGWVFPNNGQPLRVGVPNKPSFRELVSVGKGPDNVTGYSVDIFNAAIKLLPYPVPCQFITIGDGSKNPNYDDIISRIATNALDAAVGDFAIVRNRTKIAEFTQPYIEAGLVIVAPVRKANSNAWAFFKPFTLEMWCVTGTLFIFVGVVVWILEHRSNEEFRGSPRRQILTIFWFSFSTMFFAHRENTVSALGRFVLIIWLFVVLIINSSYTASLTSILTVQQLATGITGLDNLVASALPIGYPAGKFVRNYLIDELNIPESRLVPLSTVEEYANALNRGPKDGGVAAVVDEMPCVEIFLSTHCNFRIVGQEFTKEGWGFAFQRDSPLAADLSTAILQLSESGQLQRIHDEWLTDPTCGDDDSGLGAVRLGLGSFWGLFLLCALICVFALMVYFARICWQYSRYSSSEPPSEPSDSAAAVTTATIAQIRPEKPKPTRLGSFKELIQFADTKEEEIKKVMKRRLSEKDTRATGSAHSVSSA; from the exons ATGGGCGCTGGCAGGCTGCTGGTCCTGTGCCTGGCGctttgcgcggcggcggcggcggcgcagcggggGATTCGGCGGCCGAGGACGGTGTCCGTCGGCGCGCTCTTCACGTACGAATCCACCATTGGCCGCGCGGCGCGGCTCGCCatcgagctcgccgtcgacgacgTCAACGCGGACCGCACCGTGCTCGCCGGAACCACCCTGAATTTGATCAGCCAGGACACCAACTGCAGCGGGTTTCTTGGAACTATCGAAG CACTGCAGCTAATGGAGAAAAACGTGGTTGCTGTCATTGGCCCTCAATCTTCTGGAATAGGCCATGTCATCTCACATGTTGTTAATGAGCTACATGTTCCACTTCTATCATTTGCAGCAACTGATCCAACCCTATCTGCATCGGAGTATCCTTACTTTTTAAGGAGCACCATAAGTGACTACTTCCAAATGCATGCTGTTGCTAGCATTATTGATTACTTTCAATGGAAAGAGGTGACTGCTATATTTGTGGATGATGATTATGGCCGAGGCGGGGTGTCAGTCCTCGGTGATGCACTTGGAGCAAAGCGGGCAAGAATTTCACATAAAGCAGCCATTCCTCCAAACTCGGACACAGATTTGATCAATGATGTACTGTTTAGAGCAAACATGATGGAATCAAGGGTGTTTGTTGTGCATGTCAATCCTGATGCAGGGATGAGAATATTTGCTATAGCGAACAAACTCCAGATGATGGGCACTGGCTATGTCTGGATAGTAACAGATTGGTTAGCTGCTGTCCTGGACTCCTCAGGGCCTGGAGATCCTAAAGCCATGAGTTATATACAAGGATTAATTGTTCTTCGCCAGCACACTCCTGATTCTGATGCCAAGAGGAAGTTCGTAGCTAAATGGAATAATGCAGCTAATAATAGGAGCATTGCTTCTGGCATGAATTCGTACGGTTTTTATGCTTATGACTCAGTTTGGGTTGTTGCCCGTGCTATCAATGAATATCTCAATAGTGGGCAGCAAATTACTTTCTCTGCAGATCCAAGGTTGCACAATTCAAATGGAAGCAGTTTGCGTCTATCAAAACTTAAGATATTTGATGGTGGTGATCAGTTGCTACAGCAACTTTTGCTCACAAACATGACAGGGCTAACAGGTCTGGTTCAGTTTAATGCAGACCGCAATTTGGTGCGCCCAGCTTATGATATCCTTAACGTTGGTGGTACTGGGTCCCGTTTGATTGGCTATTGGAGTAATTACTCTGGTCTTTCTGTTTCTTCTCCCGAAATTTTGTATCGGAAGCCACCGAATACGTCCACAAGTGCCCAACAGTTGCATAGTGTGGTGTGGCCAGGCGACACAACTACTAAGCCGAGAGGGTGGGTTTTCCCTAACAATGGCCAGCCTCTGAGAGTTGGTGTTCCAAATAAACCAAGTTTTAGGGAGTTGGTTTCAGTTGGCAAGGGCCCTGATAATGTGACGGGTTACAGTGTTGATATATTCAACGCAGCAATTAAACTTCTTCCGTACCCAGTTCCTTGCCAGTTCATAACAATTGGGGATGGTTCAAAGAATCCTAACTATGACGACATTATTAGTAGGATTGCCACCAAT GCCCTTGATGCAGCTGTAGGTGACTTTGCTATTGTGAGAAATAGAACGAAGATTGCAGAATTCACACAGCCTTATATCGAAGCAGGGCTTGTGATTGTAGCGCCAGTGAGAAAAGCAAATTCAAATGCCTGGGCTTTCTTTAAACCTTTCACACTAGAGATGTGGTGTGTAACAGGCACTCTTTTCATTTTTGTGGGAGTGGTTGTTTGGATTCTTGAACATCGTTCTAATGAGGAGTTTCGAGGCTCTCCACGACGACAAATCCTGACAATATTTTG GTTTAGTTTCTCAACGATGTTCTTTGCACACA GGGAGAACACCGTAAGTGCTCTTGGGCGTTTCGTGCTGATAATATGGTTGTTTGTCGTGCTGATCATCAATTCAAGTTACACTGCTAGCTTGACGTCGATCCTCACAGTACAGCAGCTAGCAACTGGAATAACTGGACTCGACAATTTGGTTGCTAGCGCTTTACCTATCGGATACCCGGCTGGAAAATTTGTCCGAAATTACCTGATTGACGAGCTGAATATTCCCGAATCCCGGTTAGTACCACTGAGCACGGTTGAGGAGTACGCCAATGCCCTTAATCGTGGGCCGAAAGACGGCGGTGTTGCTGCAGTTGTTGACGAGATGCCATGCGTTGAGATCTTCCTGTCAACCCACTGCAACTTCAGAATAGTCGGTCAGGAGTTCACGAAGGAGGGATGGGGATTT GCATTCCAGAGAGATTCTCCCCTTGCTGCAGACCTATCAACCGCCATCCTTCAACTTTCAGAGAGTGGCCAGCTCCAGAGAATTCACGACGAGTGGCTCACAGATCCGACCTGCGGCGATGATGACAGTGGGTTGGGAGCAGTCAGGCTTGGTCTCGGAAGCTTCTGGGGCCTTTTCCTGCTGTGTGCTCTGATATGCGTCTTTGCTCTCATGGTTTACTTCGCAAGGATCTGCTGGCAGTATAGCAGGTACTCCAGCTCCGAACCTCCCAGTGAGCCAAGCGACTCTGCTGCTGCCGTCACCACTGCCACCATTGCTCAAATACGGCCAGAGAAGCCAAAGCCGACGCGCCTTGGCAGCTTCAAGGAACTGATACAGTTTGCGGACACGAAGGAGGAGGAGATCAAGAAGGTGATGAAACGGAGATTGAGCGAAAAAGATACTCGGGCCACCGGATCTGCGCACTCGGTCTCTTCAGCATAG